A single Muntiacus reevesi chromosome 9, mMunRee1.1, whole genome shotgun sequence DNA region contains:
- the LOC136175520 gene encoding olfactory receptor 5T3-like, with translation MVQLTSDLNSYRIRMKNVTELNIFILTGFTDDLEVQVYLFLLFLAIYLFTLVGNLGLVMLVVVDSRIQNPMYYFLSVLSFLDACYSSVVTPKMLINFLSENKTISYLGCAGQMLLFVTFGTTECFLLAAMAYDRCVAIYDPLRYSARMGPRVYVSLIIASCVGGVLHASVHTVATFSLSFCASNEIRHVFCDIPPLLAISCSDTHTNQLLLFYFVGSIEIVTVLSVLISYGFILLAILRMRSTEGRRKVFSTCGSHLTGVSIYHGTILFTYMRPTSNYDSNHDMIVSTFYTIIIPMLNPIIYSLRNKDVKEAMKKLLREVGL, from the coding sequence ATGGTACAGCTCACATCAGATTTAAATTCATACCGAATCCGGATGAAAAATGTGACTGAATTAAACATATTTATACTGACGGGCTTCACGGATGATTTAGAGGTGCAAGTCTAcctatttttacttttcctgGCAATCTATCTTTTTACTCTGGTAGGGAATTTGGGACTGGTTATGTTGGTCGTTGTGGATTCCCGGATACAAAACCCAATGTACTATTTTCtcagtgtcttatctttcctGGATGCCTGCTATTCATCAGTGGTCACTCCCAAAATGCTGATTAATTTCCTGTCAGAGAATAAAACCATTTCCTATCTTGGATGTGCAGGACAGATGCTGCTCTTTGTCACTTTCGGGACCACAGAGTGCTTCCTCTTGGCTGCGATGGCGTATGATCGCTGTGTGGCCATCTATGACCCGCTCCGGTATTCAGCCCGCATGGGACCCAGGGTCTATGTGTCCCTCATCATTGCTTCCTGTGTTGGTGGCGTCTTGCATGCTTCTGTACACACCGTGGCTACTTTCAGCCTCTCCTTCTGTGCCTCCAATGAAATCAGGCATGTCTTCTGTGACATCCCTCCCCTCCTGGCTATTTCTTGTTCTGACACTCACACAAACCAGCTTCTGCTCTTCTACTTCGTGGGCTCCATTGAGATAGTCACTGTCCTGAGTGTCCTGATCTCCTATGGTTTCATCCTGTTGGCCATTCTGAGGATGCGTTCCacagaagggagaaggaaagtTTTTTCTACATGTGGCTCTCACCTAACTGGAGTGAGTATTTATCATGGAACTATCCTCTTCACATATATGAGACCAACTTCCAACTATGATTCAAACCATGACATGATCGTGTCAACATTTTACACCATTATCATTCCCATGCTGAATCCTATCATCTACAGTTTAAGGAATAAAGATGTAAAAGAGGCGATGAAAAAATTGTTGAGAGAAGTTGGTTTATAA